The sequence TTTGCCAGTCGAGGGGCCGAGAGAGGCATTGCGGGATTCTCGCACTTCGCGGTGGCCGGCTACATGATCCTGCTGGCGATGTTCGCCGACATGCTCGACGGGCGTCTGGCGCGAATGAGCCAGTCGACGTCCAGCTTCGGCGGCCAGTTGGACAGTCTCTGCGACATGGTCAGTTTCGGCGTGGCGCCGGCCTTTCTCATGGTCAACGCAATCCAGGTCCACCTGGATCTGACGACCCCGCTGAGCAGCGGCTTGTTTCACCGCTTCATCTGGCTGGCGGCCCTGGCCTATATCAGTTGCGCCGCCATCCGCCTGGCCCGTTTCAACGTGGAAAACGAAGAGAACGAGGCGGCCCACATGAGCTTTGCCGGCTTGCCGACCCCTGGGGCCGCCGGCGCGATCGTCAGTCTGATCATCTTCCACCAGGAGGTGACGCCGACGCTCGACGTGGCGATCTTTCTGCTGCCGTTCCTGACCCTGGGGGTCGCCGTTCTGATGGTCAGTCGCATCCGCTATCCGCACGTGCTGAACGTCTATCTCCGGGGCAGGCAGCCGTTCAGCTATCTGATGAGGGTGCTGCTGTTTCTGGGGATCGTGCTGTGGTTGGGCATGCAGACGGCCCTGCTGCTGATCTTCCTGGCTTTCGCAGGCAGTGGATTCGCCCAGTGGGTCTACCTGCGAGTGCATCCCGGCAAGCAGCCGCTCGTTGCGGCCCATCCGACCGCTGCCGCTGCGTCCTCAGGCCAATCCGAGACCCCCAGTTAGCGTTGCTATTGCAGTGCTCCGGCCGGGATGTGAGAGGGATTCGGGCCCGTCGGCGACCGATGGACCTCCCGGTGCGGTCCGGCCGACTGGTTGATCTGGTAGTAGCGATCCACCACCGCCGCCAGGCGCGACAGGACCTCGCGACCCTCGTCGCTCGCTTCCAGGCCGACGATCTGCAGGCCCAGACACAGACCCGTGCGATCGGCCGTCGGAAGGACGTTGCGGATCTGGGCACTGAACATCAGGGGCATCTCATACGGCATCGGCGTAAAGCGTACACCGACGAACTGCCCTTTTCGGAACTCCGCCTCGCCCACGCCGGTCGGATCGGTCTCCGAGGCCTTCAGCGGAAGGGTCAACTGGGCGCCACCGGCCGAGATGTCCATCAGCCCGCCTTCGAAATACTCGTGAGCCGATTGCTTCGACTTGCGCTGGCTCGTGCGATGCCAGAGGACGACCTTGACCTTGAGTGATTCGGGCACGTTGACGCGGAAATAGCTTCGTCGCTGCACCACGCCGATGCGGTCGGGCACGGCCAGGACGATGGTCCCGCCGGCCTCCGGATCGGGTGAAGGCTCCAGCGCAACGACCGTGGTATCGAAGACGAACTTGCCGTAGGCGTGTTTGAAATTCAGTCCCACGGGCTGCTCGACTCGGATGTTGACCGGGTGCGGCTTGCCGGAGGAGTGGCAACCTTCCACATACAGCCTGTCGCCGGAAAGCTCCCGCATGAGCACTTTCGCCACGTGCCACTTGTCCTTGGACAGATACGACATGATCGCCGGCGCGCGTTCGCCGGTCACCGTCTGGAGCACGGACTGGGATTCATGCCCTTCCAGCATGACGATTTCGCTCATGTCGACCTCCCATACCTACATCTGAAGTTGGCGTTCTCCCGGGGGATCGGACGCGACACGCCCCGGCGCAATGCTCCGGGCGGAGTCCCCCGCTAAAACATAGATTATAATCGGCCATCGGCAAGACCGGCGTTAGGCGAAATCCCGCCTTCGCTGTGGATCGCGTGCCGGGACGCCGGGGCCGTGCTTTTCGACGCGACGCGCCAATGCCGCTTCCGATAATCACGAGGTTGGCTGTGTCACGAATGCGATTCCTGGTGGGTCCGTTGCCCTCAGAGCAGCCGAATCGGACAAAAGCAGTTGAAATCACCCCTGCGGCCGACTATTCTACGGCATGCCGGATCGTCGCCGGCATCACGTTTGGGGAAACCGCTATGCAGAAACGAAGACTGGGCGATACCGAACTGCTATTGACCGCCGTGGGCCTGGGCACCTGGGCGATGGGTGGTCCGTGGGAGTTCGGCTGGGGCCCACAGGACGACGAGGAGGCCGTTGCTGCCATCCTGGCGGCGCTCGAGCGCGGCATCAACTGGATCGACACAGCGCCGGTGTATGGTCTGGGCCATTCGGAAGAGTTGGTCGGTCAGGCGCTGAAACAGACCCGGCACAAGCCCTATATCGCCACAAAGTGCGGCCTGCTCTGGAACGACCGGCGCCAGAAGGTCCCCTGCCTCGATCCCCAGAGCATCCGTCGCGAATGCCAAGCCAGTCTCGAACGGCTGGGCATCGAGACCATCGATCTACACCAAATGCACTGGCCCGATCCCGATGAGGGGATTGAAGCGGCCTGGGAAGAGATGGCCCGCCTCGTGCAAGAGGGCAAGGTCCGCTACATCGGCGTCTCCAACTACAGCGTGGCCCAGCTCGAACGCGTCGGAAGGATCCATCCGCCCGCGTCGCTGCAGCCGCCGTACAGCATGCTCCACCGCGAGGCCGAGGCCGAACTGCTGCCCTATTGCGCGCAGCACCAAATCGGCATCGTGGCCTACAGCCCCATGCAGCGCGGGCTGCTCACGGGCCGGTTCAGCCGCGAAAGACTGGCGGCCCTGGCGCCGGACGACCATCGCAGACGCCATCCGGACTTCCAGGAGCCCCGGTTCAGCGCGACGCTCGAACTGGTCGAGCGCCTGACACAGATCGCCCAACGCAGCGGACACACCTGCGCCCAGTTAGCGGTCAGTTGGGTCCTGCGGCGCAAGGAAGTCACCGCCGCCATCGTCGGGGCCCGCCGGCCCGATCAGATCGACGAGACCGCGCAGGCCGCCGATTGGAATCTCAGTGACGACGACATCGAAGAGATCGAAAGACTTCTTGCGGAAAGACTATAGGTCCTGTAGGACCGATAGGACCTATGATTCAGGAAGAGAGAAATGGCAAAGAACAAAGAGCTGTACACCAGTCCCCTGGTTGAGCGGAACGCCTCGCCCGAGATGGCGGCCCTCTTCGGGGCGCAGAAGAAGTTCAGCACGTGGCGACGGCTTTGGCTCGAACTGGCCAGGGCCCAGAAGAGGCTCGGGCTGGACATCAAGAAGAGCCAGATCGATCAGATGGCCCGCCACCTCGACGACATCGACTTCGTGAAG comes from Anaerobaca lacustris and encodes:
- the pssA gene encoding CDP-diacylglycerol--serine O-phosphatidyltransferase, with the translated sequence MRRFRSKPKRDKGRLLKRMRGQRVKYIAVLPSLITILNGVFGFIAIVFASRGAERGIAGFSHFAVAGYMILLAMFADMLDGRLARMSQSTSSFGGQLDSLCDMVSFGVAPAFLMVNAIQVHLDLTTPLSSGLFHRFIWLAALAYISCAAIRLARFNVENEENEAAHMSFAGLPTPGAAGAIVSLIIFHQEVTPTLDVAIFLLPFLTLGVAVLMVSRIRYPHVLNVYLRGRQPFSYLMRVLLFLGIVLWLGMQTALLLIFLAFAGSGFAQWVYLRVHPGKQPLVAAHPTAAAASSGQSETPS
- a CDS encoding flagellar brake protein, which encodes MSEIVMLEGHESQSVLQTVTGERAPAIMSYLSKDKWHVAKVLMRELSGDRLYVEGCHSSGKPHPVNIRVEQPVGLNFKHAYGKFVFDTTVVALEPSPDPEAGGTIVLAVPDRIGVVQRRSYFRVNVPESLKVKVVLWHRTSQRKSKQSAHEYFEGGLMDISAGGAQLTLPLKASETDPTGVGEAEFRKGQFVGVRFTPMPYEMPLMFSAQIRNVLPTADRTGLCLGLQIVGLEASDEGREVLSRLAAVVDRYYQINQSAGPHREVHRSPTGPNPSHIPAGALQ
- a CDS encoding aldo/keto reductase is translated as MQKRRLGDTELLLTAVGLGTWAMGGPWEFGWGPQDDEEAVAAILAALERGINWIDTAPVYGLGHSEELVGQALKQTRHKPYIATKCGLLWNDRRQKVPCLDPQSIRRECQASLERLGIETIDLHQMHWPDPDEGIEAAWEEMARLVQEGKVRYIGVSNYSVAQLERVGRIHPPASLQPPYSMLHREAEAELLPYCAQHQIGIVAYSPMQRGLLTGRFSRERLAALAPDDHRRRHPDFQEPRFSATLELVERLTQIAQRSGHTCAQLAVSWVLRRKEVTAAIVGARRPDQIDETAQAADWNLSDDDIEEIERLLAERL